The following DNA comes from Mustelus asterias unplaced genomic scaffold, sMusAst1.hap1.1 HAP1_SCAFFOLD_875, whole genome shotgun sequence.
TCTGGTCATGGGGCTGCTGTGTTTCAGCCTGTCGGCCCTCTATGCACCCTTCATGCTGTTGAAAGCTCGCAAGTTCGCCCTGCTCTTCACCCTGGGCAGCCTCTTTGTGCTGGCCGGCCTGGCCCTGCTGCGTGGGCCCTACAACCAACTCCGGCAGCTCCTCTCCCGCGACCAGCTGCCCTTCACCGCCGCCTACCTGGGCTCCCTCTTTGCCACCTTGTACAGCGCCTTGTCGCTGCAGAGCACGGCCCTGACCACAGTGGCTGCCACCTTCCAGCTACTGACCCTGGCTGGCTACCTGGTCAGCTCGGTCCCCGGCGGCGCATCCGGCCTCCGCTTCATCGGTGGCCTCTTCACCTCGGCCTGCAAGCGTACAGTCAGCAAGACCCTGCCCGTGTGAGGGacaggggggaggagtggggaggtggggtggtgtgtgtgtgggaggggaggggatgggcggGGGTAAACGGTCTAGTGGACAAGAGAGCAGTCCCTGTCAGGAAGTGTGAACCGTGACTGTGTGGGCAAACCCGCCTGCTCTCCAAGTCGGACGGTTGGAAGTTCGTGTCCGAAATCTGAGGCCACTGCTCTTTGTGCGCTGTACTGAGGGAACCCCCGCGGTGTTGGAGGTGAGCCGTTTTGGATGTGATGTTAAAACAGAGGACTCCCTTCACCCGCCCTCTCAGGTGGGGCGCCAGAAAGCTCTCATTATGGCCGGCACAGCTTGGAAAaagactctgctgcctcacaaccatgatgtggagatgccggcgttggactgggataagcacagtaagaagtgtcacaacaccaggttaaagtccaataggtttcctgttggactttaacctggtgttgtgaggcttcttactgctgcctcacagcgcaagggacccaggttagattccggcctcaggtcactgtataaagtttgctcgttctccccatgtctacttggatttcctccgggtgccccggtttcctcccacactccaaagctgtgcgggttaggttgattggccatgctaaattaaccttagtgtcagggggattagcagggtaaatgtgtggggttatgggaatggcgctgggtgggattgtggtcggtgcagactcaatgggccgaatggcctccttctgcactgtagggatcctatgattaaaGATCTGGGGAAAATCTTCTCCCAAACTCCCGGGACCAACATTTAACCCTCTACCCACATGAAGAGAAAACCAATTGTCTGGCTGTTATCCTATTCCTGGGGGAGGGGACTGTTTATTttgtttgggatcttgctgtgcacgacTCGCCCGCTGCGTTTCTTACATTCCAACAAGGAGTACAACTTCCGGggaaaaaaacacatttcttcATTGGCTGTCGAACACATTGGGGCGTCCGGTGGTTGTGAAAGGCGATATGTAAATGCAGGTCTGCCCTCGGTTGCCATGGTGGTGGAAGAGGACGGGAACGCTGGCTGCCAGTCGGGAGCGGAGTGAGATATCTGATGAACGCAGCCTCGAGTGGGGAATGGAGGACGTGGCCTGGCAGCATAAACGATTATCACAAACAATCGCCAAATCTTAACCACGCGGCGTTGGGACTCCCACACCTGTCGACGCTGCTCCGGACCCCCCGATTCAAATACAGCTGACTTGCAACTGCAACTGGAGACCAAAGACCGAACTGAACCGAGAGGCAGGCGTGTAGTGACTCTGGGCTTGATGCAGGGGCTGATGCTGCCATAGAGACAGTCTGTTTGCCTACTCCTCCAGCTGTTAGgttgtgtgggtgcagtgggctgGGTTCCAGTAGGGGAGGGTGTTGGTGAACCCTGCTCCAATGTACTCAGTGTTACTGCACCCAACCAGTCCAGCAACCTTGGGGACGGGAGAGCTGGCCTCCAATAGCACTGTGACATTGATCAATGAAATGTACATGATTTGTTCAGTTAAATAGTAATAAATTGCAAATACACTGTGTCCTTTCAAACAAGGACTGGGTCTTTGAGAGTGCATGAGGATTTCTGTGGTGAAATAGCAGTGGATATatgtctgtcactgtgtgacactgggtacagtgctggtgggtacgggtctgtcactgtataacactggggtacagtgctggtgggtacgggtatgtcactgtataacactggggtacagtgctggtgggtacgggtatgtcactgtataacactggggtacagtgctggtgggtatgggtctgtcactgaataacactggggtacagtgctggtggttacgggtctgtcactgtataacactggggtacagtgctggtgggtacgagtatgtcactgtataacactggggtacagtgctggtgggtacgggtctgtcactgtataacactggggtacagtgctggtgggtacgggtctgtcactgtataacactggggtacagtgctgatgggtacgggtctgtcactgtataacactggggtacagtgctggtgggtatgggtctgtcactgtataacactggggtacagtgctgatgggtacgggtctgtcactgtataacactggggtacagtgctggtgggtacgggtctgtcactgtataacactggggtacagtgctggtgggtacgggtctgtcactgtataacactggggtacagtgctggtacgggtctgtcactgtataacactggggtacagtgctgatgggtatgggtctgtcactgtataacactggagtacagtgctggtacgggtctgtcactgtataacactggggtacagtgctggtgggtatgggtctgtcactgtataacactggagtacagtgctggtggggacgggtctgtcactgtataacactggggtacagtgctgatgggtatgggtctgtcactgtataacactggagtgcagtgctggtgggtacgggtctgtcactgtttaacactggagtacagtgctggtggggacgggtctgtcactgtataacactggagtacagtgctggcacgggtctgtcactgtgtaacactggggtacagtgctggtgggtacgggtctgtcactgtataacactggggtacagtgctggtacgggtctgtcactgtgtaacactggggtacagtgctgatgggtacgggtctgtcactgtttaacactggagtacagtgctggtggggacgggtctgtcactgtatatcactggagtacagtgctggcacgggtctgtcactgtgtaacactggggtacagtgctggtgggtatgggtctgtcactgtataacactggagtacagtgctggtacgggtctgtcactgtgtaacactggggtacagtgctggtgggtacgggtctgtcactgtataacactggggtacagtgctggtgggtatgggtctgtcactgtataacactggggtacagtgctgatgggtacgggtctgtcactgtgtaacactggggtacagtgctgatgggtacgggtctgtcactgtttaacactggagtacagtgctggtggggacgggtctgtcactgtatatcactggagtacagtgctggcacgggtctgtcactgtgtaacactggggtacagtgctggtgggtatgggtctgtcactgtataacactggagtacagtgctggtacgggtctgtcactgtgtaacactggggtacagtgctggtgggtacgggtctgtcactgtataacactggggtacagtgctgatgggtatgggtctgtcactgtataacactggggtacagtgctgatgggtacgggtctgtcactgtataacactgaggtacagtgctgatgggtatgggtctgtcactgtataacactggggtacagtgctgatgggtacgggtctgtcactgtttaacactggagtacagtgctggtggggacgggtctgtcactgtataacactggggtacagtgctggtggggacgggtctgtcagtgtataacactggggtacagtgctgatgggtacgggtctgtcactgtataacactggggtacagtgctggtacgggtctgtcactgtgtaacactggggtacagtgctgatgggtacgggtctgtcactgtttaacactggagtacagtgctgatgggtatgggtctgtcactgtataacactggggtacagtgctgataggtacgggtctgtcactgtataacactggggtacagtgctggtgggtacggtctgtcactgtataacactgggatacagtgctggtgggtacgggtctgtcactgtataacactggagtacagtgctggtgggtatgggtctgtcactgtataacactggggtacagtgctggtgggtatgggtctgtcactgtataacactggagtacagtgctggtgggtatgggtctgtcactgtataacactgggatacagtgctggtgggtatgggtctgtcactgtataacactggagtacagtgctggtgggtatgggtctgtcactgtataacactggagtacagtgctggtggggacgggtctgtcactgtataacactggggtacagtgctggtgagtacgggtctgtcactgtataacactggggtacagtgctggtgggtacgggtctgtcactgtataacactggagtacagtgctggtgggtatgggtctgtcactgtataacactgggggacagtgctggtgggtatgggtctgtcactgtataacactgggatacagtgctggtgggtgcggtctgtcactgtataacactggggtacagtgctggtggggatgggtctgtcactgtataacactggggtacagtgctggtgggtatgggtctgtcactgtataacactggggtacagtgctggtgggtacggtctgtcactgtataacactgggatacagtgctggtgggtatgggtctgtcactgtataacactggggtacagtgctggtgggtataggtctgtcactgtataacactggggtacagtgctggtgggtacgggtctgtcactgtataacactgggatacagtgctggtggggcaggccatcctggcaagtggagagtattccattctctctgctgacttgtgccttgtcgatggtggacaggctttggggagacaggaggtgagttactcactgcaggattcctatgatcagatctgctcttgtaaccagaGCATTGATGTAGCTGGTTCAGTTCAGCTTCTGTTGATGGTGAGTGAGAGGGAATCAGTATTGATGGGACTAGCTTTTTCATTTTGATTTACTGATGCATTGAATTTGGGGGGCACAATggttcacattgctgcctcacagcgtcaggaacctgggttcaattccagcttcgggtcactgtctgtgcggagtttgcacgttctccccccgtgtctgcgtgggtttcctccgggtgctccagtttcctcccacagtccacagatgtgcaggttaagtagattggccgtgctaaattgaccctt
Coding sequences within:
- the LOC144487562 gene encoding vesicle transport protein SFT2C-like, with translation MTDLNRQLQEYLSQSRGGQKSDGGDSEPLLSPETDSPAPVRAVSGWVNRMNPFSGHNSKTASSQGSGSPSGGFWSTDPDPCLSVLSRRQRLTAFGLCLVMGLLCFSLSALYAPFMLLKARKFALLFTLGSLFVLAGLALLRGPYNQLRQLLSRDQLPFTAAYLGSLFATLYSALSLQSTALTTVAATFQLLTLAGYLVSSVPGGASGLRFIGGLFTSACKRTVSKTLPV